TTTGGCATGAGAGATTACCAAGGAGCGTTAAAAGCCTTTCTCTGGTATCTAAACTTATCTCCTAAGGCACCATCAGACGACATGTTATGGGCTTACATCGCCGAGACGCTACTGCAAAGCCGCAAAGAAGTTATCGCTGAACGCCTTCAAAACAGCATCATTGTAAATATGCCCGATACCGAGGGTGGATATATAATGCTACTTAGAAAAGCTCAAATGCTTGAGGAAAAGGGCAAACATCAGCAAGCTCTCACTATTTACGAAGATCTTGCCACAAAATCGCTTCCCGAGGCACTTTCATTTATACTTAACTTCAGATGGGCATCGCTCCTTAAGGATCAGAAAAGATTTGAGGAAGCTCTTGCCAAGGTTAACGGGTTCTTAGAAAACTTATCATCGCGCAAGGAAGGAATTTCCACTATAGATGAATTTATCGAATTGAAGGGCGATATCGTCAGGGATTGGTTACTTGAAGAATACCAAAACGGGCATTACCAAAAAGTTGTTGAAATCTACAAAAACCACCTTGGGGACATTGTAGAAAATCAGTCTATCACCGAAGCGGTCGCTACTAGTTTTTACAAAGAAAAGGATTGTTTTAAGGCATCAGAACTTTTCGAAAAACTTCTCCTTACTGCTCAAAAACCTCCAAGGGAATGGTTGCTGAGTTCTGCTTATTGTGCCTATGTTATGGGAGAATTCGACAAAGCAGAAACGCTTTTTCGCAGAATTCCGGATCTTGACAGAGAACATGCCGTCATTTTTGGAAAACTTCTCATGATTCGCAAAAAATTCGCCGAAGCAAAAAAAATCTTCGAAAAGCTTATTTCATCCTACGGTTTTGATAAAGAAACAGCTTTTTACCTCATAGAATGCCTTATCGAACTCAAAGACTGGAACTATGCCCTGCAAACTATTTCTAATGTCACTAACCAAATCAATGATCTTAATTCCGATGAGCAGTTCAGGCTGTTTAAGCTCCAAATTCAATGTCTTGAAGCCATGAAGCGAGTTCCTGAACTCATACAAAAGGTTACAGAAGCCATCAACATAGCACCATCTCAAGAAGAAAAATGTCAGCTTATCTACAAGCTTTACAATCTCTATATATCTTCTCAACAGTTGGATTTATCCGAGTCCACCCTAAAGCAACTCTCTCAATGTGAAGATCCTTTCTGGAAAAAAGTTGGTGAAGAAGGTTTAAGGTATCTAGATTTTGTCAAAAGAGTTGAAGGAAAAAAGAAAGCATCCGAGGTTACAGAGAGACAATGAAGATTGGAGTTGTAAAAAATCAGCATATACCCGTCAAAGATTTGCAATCGGAAGAACATGATGTTCGGATATTCTCATCCACATCAGAACTGGCCAATTCAATATCCAGTTATGGTTTCGATATTCTTTTTGTTCCTCTACAAAACCCCATTCAGGAAACGGCTGCAATTATAGACAAGATCAAAACGATTTCCCCAAGGGCATATTTAATTGCTCTCACAGATCACCCGAGCGTTGATGATGCAATGTTTCTAGTAAAACACGGGGCTGACGATGTGTGGGTGGTTCCGACAGCAAAGGAGCGATTCATAAAAACCGTTGAATGGCTAAAGGAATCATCTTCACCTGTGAATTATACAGAAGATAGCGATAGGCCTATTATATCAGTAAGCCAAAAGATGAAAGAACTTATACAGTTGGCTCGCCGAGTAGCTAACAGCGAAGCATCTGTTTTTATTCAAGGAGAAAGCGGAACGGGTAAAGAACTCTTTGCACGATATATCCACAAAAACAGTCCTAGAAGACGAGGGCCATTCATATCTATAAACTGTGCAGCAATTCCCGAAACCCTTCTTGAAAGCGAACTTTTTGGTTACGAAAGAGGAGCCTTCACGGGAGCAACTCGCCAGAAACCAGGTAAATTTGAGCTTGCTCAGGGGGGAACTATTCTACTTGACGAAGTTACAGAAATCCCAATCCATTTACAGGCAAAGCTCCTTAGAGTGCTCCAGGAACGTGAAGTGGAGCGGATCGGTGGAACTCGCCCAATACCTTTGAATGTGCGGATCATAGCAACAACAAACGTTGTGGTAGAAGAAAAAGTAAAGGATGGCTCTTTTCGTAAAGATCTCTACTACCGTCTAAATGTCATGCCCATTAAGATACCCCCTCTTAGGGAACGATCTGAAGACATTATTCCCATAGCGGAGTACGTTCTATCTAAGATTGCCAAATTAGAAAATTCTACTCCCAAGGAACTTTCGCAAGCAGCAAAAGATAAGTTGAAGAAATATTCCTGGCCTGGAAATGTAAGAGAATTAGAAAATGTTATTCAGCGTGCCCACATCCTCGCTCCGTCTCGGGAAATTCTCCCTCAGCACATACTTTTTGATGAAGATGTTAGGGACCTGTCAAACGATGAAAGTCATAATATCCCAACTCTTATGCCCATTCGCGAAATGGAACGCAGGTTGATTTATAAAGCTCTGGAAGTTAC
The DNA window shown above is from Thermodesulforhabdaceae bacterium and carries:
- a CDS encoding sigma-54 dependent transcriptional regulator produces the protein MKIGVVKNQHIPVKDLQSEEHDVRIFSSTSELANSISSYGFDILFVPLQNPIQETAAIIDKIKTISPRAYLIALTDHPSVDDAMFLVKHGADDVWVVPTAKERFIKTVEWLKESSSPVNYTEDSDRPIISVSQKMKELIQLARRVANSEASVFIQGESGTGKELFARYIHKNSPRRRGPFISINCAAIPETLLESELFGYERGAFTGATRQKPGKFELAQGGTILLDEVTEIPIHLQAKLLRVLQEREVERIGGTRPIPLNVRIIATTNVVVEEKVKDGSFRKDLYYRLNVMPIKIPPLRERSEDIIPIAEYVLSKIAKLENSTPKELSQAAKDKLKKYSWPGNVRELENVIQRAHILAPSREILPQHILFDEDVRDLSNDESHNIPTLMPIREMERRLIYKALEVTNGNRTKAAEVLGITVRTLRNKLKEYGRSLDLNSK
- a CDS encoding tetratricopeptide repeat protein, producing the protein MEKKTHRWIKITLSLFFRLKQRVLVFLFLMIVGYLTGELGISHCYAEKMVGFSVESDIQTVRLNFVMDGGFPKKVDTKNLPQIKVLFKDLQVEEKVKRSLESPPSIVKNIKITEGEEGVLEILLADPKAQLEYLILPITSAERTGTYRLVFDVVTSKAFISQKEPPLEKILEEEAARLEKQPLSPMKEKEAEKSKPFPGEIPFDEIFFVEANKAYDQNEYNRAISLYKRYIERNKGEHISEAHYGLAISLYRLHEKELAQLGIEVSEALQQALDKSPNDPRAPLVRCFLANVFLETGMTKRAQNIIEEILKGPSPNDATFCAWKTIGRIHLQRANYIETIKAFYEATKLSTSPQDAAEMSLLMGKTLSTGGAYKPALGQLKRALELYPAIYLEHPEFLKILGETLFGMRDYQGALKAFLWYLNLSPKAPSDDMLWAYIAETLLQSRKEVIAERLQNSIIVNMPDTEGGYIMLLRKAQMLEEKGKHQQALTIYEDLATKSLPEALSFILNFRWASLLKDQKRFEEALAKVNGFLENLSSRKEGISTIDEFIELKGDIVRDWLLEEYQNGHYQKVVEIYKNHLGDIVENQSITEAVATSFYKEKDCFKASELFEKLLLTAQKPPREWLLSSAYCAYVMGEFDKAETLFRRIPDLDREHAVIFGKLLMIRKKFAEAKKIFEKLISSYGFDKETAFYLIECLIELKDWNYALQTISNVTNQINDLNSDEQFRLFKLQIQCLEAMKRVPELIQKVTEAINIAPSQEEKCQLIYKLYNLYISSQQLDLSESTLKQLSQCEDPFWKKVGEEGLRYLDFVKRVEGKKKASEVTERQ